Proteins co-encoded in one Opisthocomus hoazin isolate bOpiHoa1 chromosome 9, bOpiHoa1.hap1, whole genome shotgun sequence genomic window:
- the PHOSPHO2 gene encoding pyridoxal phosphate phosphatase PHOSPHO2 — MKFLLVFDFDHTIIDENSDTWIVKCAPEKKLPNGLRNSYRPGHWTEYMGRVFVYLGDNGVKEDEMKRTMTTIPFTAGMVDLLGFIGENKELFDCIIVSDSNTVFIDWILKAADCHEVFDEVFTNPAAFSSAGYLTVQSCHAHLCAKCPKNLCKRKVLKEFLDKQLERGVSYQQIVYIGDGGNDLCPVMFLKKDDIAMPRQGYTLEKKISQLAQDLSPVECSVLVWSSAIDIMAYLKLLIKE, encoded by the coding sequence ATgaaatttctgttggtttttgaTTTTGACCATACAATCATAGATGAAAATAGCGATACCTGGATTGTGAAATGCGCTCCTGAGAAAAAACTTCCTAATGGATTAAGAAACTCCTACCGCCCGGGACACTGGACAGAATACATGGGCAGAGTCTTTGTCTACTTGGGAGACAATGGCGTCAAAGAAGATGAGATGAAAAGAACTATGACAACAATTCCTTTCACTGCGGGAATGGTAGATCTTCTGGGGTTTATTGGCGAGAACAAAGAGTTGTTTGACTGCATAATTGTTTCAGATTCTAACACAGTATTTATTGACTGGATTTTGAAAGCTGCTGACTGCCATGAGGTGTTTGATGAAGTGTTTACAAACCCTGCAGCATTCAGCAGTGCTGGCTATCTCACTGTACAGAGCTGCCATGCTCACCTTTGCGCAAAGTGCCCTAAAAACCTTTGCAAAAGGaaagttttaaaagaatttctAGATAAACAGTTGGAGCGAGGAGTAAGTTATCAACAAATTGTATACATAGGTGATGGTGGGAATGACTTGTGTCCAGTAATGTTTTTGAAGAAGGATGATATTGCTATGCCCAGGCAGGGGTATACCTTGGAGAAAAAGATTTCTCAGCTGGCCCAAGACCTCAGTCCTGTAGAATGTTCTGTTCTGGTGTGGTCATCTGCTATTGACATTATGGCTTACCTGAAACTGCTTATAAAGGAATAA
- the CFAP210 gene encoding cilia- and flagella- associated protein 210, with protein sequence MAAGPGMPRGQRRREAAPSHHFEENNILDGYVLPNEVDLHQVIVLPKAEWERIRDSLGSTAREAARILAEKKEREEMHLHSKAAVKDWPNTTMGLAQQKLQAKKLREEREEEERKLLDLEEERFQAAKRKEAIDRAKTYLYHQNERVKGLHSALLLAEVLKERDAQVEFKKLKSDVNKKKDEEKEHEHKEAILREQEKAHQRYMNQQALRRDLLEQIKEHKHQADLAKLEDKREGEEIQRLNQLYQLEIQRRMEKEQEEKAERRRLHHEHVTDQKIIKAVEEQKQKEEDDRIKAHFKAKETIAKLIKKKEAEMRRLAQEHQDKIVSQLAIQMNEALKSEDDCLARDIAKQEAEQEKKRKEKEAKEKAAIECIAEHRATVMKMKAEKEREEKAEGKKELHALMEKNHIHLEMEKAKKQRQRDANMEVQKIQIQQMAEKKAKEQQERQADLDYDAQREVIALCKEREFQRYAKQVIESESKTTHHLYPLLKASKDVGGL encoded by the exons atggcggcggggcccgggatgccccgcgggcagcggcggcgggaggcggccc CGTCACATCATTTCGAAGAAAATAATATTCTAGATGGATATGTTCTTCCAAATGAAGTAGATCTTCATCAGGTAATTGTATTGCCAAAAGCAGAATGGGAAAGGATTCGGGACAGTCTTGGCAGCACAGCTAGAGAAGCAGCACGCATCCTCGCTGAGAAGAAAGAACGGGAAGAAATGCACTTACACTCCAAGGCTGCTGTAAAAGACTGGCCCAATACCACTATG GGCCTGGCACAACAGAAACTTCAGGCCAAAAAACTACGtgaagaaagggaagaggaagaaagaaagttaCTTGATTTGGAAGAAGAACGGTTCCAAGCAGCAAAACGGAAGGAGGCTATTGATCGTGCAAAAACCTACCTATACCATCAGAACGAAAGAGTGAAAGGGTTGCAT AGTGCACTTCTACTTGCTGAGGTCCTAAAAGAAAGAGATGCTCAAGTTGAATTTAAAAAGTTAAAGTCAGATGTTAACAAAaagaaggatgaagaaaaggaacATGAACATAAAGAAGCTATTCTCAGAGAGCAAGAAAAGGCACATCAGCGTTATATGAATCAACAGGCACTACGGAGAGATCTGCTGGAACA AATAAAGGAGCACAAGCATCAGGCAGATCTCGCCAAGCTGGAAgacaaaagagaaggagaagaaatacaGAGGTTGAACCAATTGTACCAACTGGAAATTCAGAGaagaatggaaaaggaacaggaggaaaaagcTGAACGCCGGAGGCTGCATCAT GAGCACGTAACTGACCAGAAAATAATCAAAGCAGTAGAGgaacaaaaacaaaaggaagaagatgATCGGATTAAAGCTCATTTTAAAGCAAAGGAAACTATTGCCAAGctgataaaaaagaaagaagctgaaaTGCGTAG ACTAGCACAGGAACATCAGGACAAAATCGTCAGCCAATTAGCTATACAAATGAACGAGGCATTAAAGAGCGAAGATGATTGTCTTGCTAGAGACATTGCAAAacaagaagctgaacaagaaaaaaaacgtaaagagaaagaagcaaaagaaaaggcaGCCATTGAGTGTATCGCTGAACACAGAGCCACGGTG atgaagatgaaagcagaaaaggagagagaggaaaaagcagaggGTAAAAAAGAACTTCATGCATTAATGGAAAAGAACCACATCCACCTGGAAATGGAAAAAGCCAAGAAGCAACGACAACGTGATGCAAACATGGAAGTACAGAAAATTCAGATCCAGCAAATG GCtgaaaagaaggcaaaagaaCAGCAGGAAAGGCAAGCAGATTTGGACTACGATGCTCAGAGAGAGGTTATTGCACTTTGTAAGGAGCGTGAATTTCAGCGCTATGCAAAGCAAGTAATTGAATCAGAGTCAAAGACTACACATCATCTTTATCCTCTTCTCAAAGCGTCCAAAGATGTAGGAGGGCTTTGA